The following proteins are encoded in a genomic region of Nocardioides sp. cx-173:
- a CDS encoding sec-independent translocase, whose protein sequence is MFDVGLAELAVIALVAIFVFGPDRLPDLAKQAGQMLRKARDFANSARDELRDELGPQYADLELRDLDPRTIVRKHIIEAMEDADSEQSAAQTRGKRPLDEGELPPYDSDAT, encoded by the coding sequence GTGTTCGACGTCGGGCTTGCCGAGCTGGCGGTCATCGCGCTCGTCGCGATCTTCGTCTTCGGCCCCGACCGGCTGCCCGACCTCGCCAAGCAGGCCGGGCAGATGCTGCGCAAGGCGCGCGACTTCGCCAACTCCGCACGAGACGAGCTGCGCGATGAGCTCGGCCCCCAGTACGCCGACCTCGAGCTGCGCGACCTCGACCCACGCACGATCGTGCGCAAGCACATCATCGAGGCCATGGAGGACGCCGACTCCGAGCAGTCCGCGGCCCAGACCCGCGGGAAGCGGCCCCTCGACGAGGGTGAGCTGCCGCCGTACGACTCCGACGCGACGTAG
- a CDS encoding LysM peptidoglycan-binding domain-containing protein gives MNGLGTARRLRATALWAATTLGVTLLLRWCEPDLADAPAARDFADLLVSGCAAALALCGCWWWLVTTAVVLQVWRGSVRERTPGVPVAVRRVLLAACGVALAGAGTLPAVATPGAVLHGADRPTRSALTGLPLPDRPLGGLRPTPVPPAAPAATVVAPGDSLWSIAAHRLGPAATDADTAAYCRRLHALNRSTIGPDPDLIRPGQRLVLPDHPTS, from the coding sequence ATGAATGGTCTCGGGACCGCTCGTCGCCTCCGCGCTACGGCGCTCTGGGCGGCGACCACGCTGGGCGTGACCCTGCTGTTGCGCTGGTGCGAGCCGGACCTGGCGGATGCGCCGGCGGCGCGGGACTTCGCCGACCTGCTGGTGAGCGGCTGCGCCGCGGCGCTCGCCCTCTGCGGCTGCTGGTGGTGGCTGGTCACGACCGCCGTCGTGCTGCAGGTCTGGCGCGGGAGCGTGCGGGAGCGCACGCCTGGGGTGCCCGTCGCAGTCCGCCGGGTCCTGCTCGCCGCCTGTGGGGTGGCGCTGGCCGGCGCCGGCACCCTCCCCGCGGTCGCGACGCCCGGCGCCGTCCTCCACGGCGCCGACCGGCCGACCAGGTCGGCGCTCACGGGGCTGCCGCTGCCGGACCGGCCTCTCGGCGGGCTGCGCCCGACCCCCGTCCCGCCTGCGGCGCCGGCGGCCACCGTCGTGGCCCCGGGCGACTCCCTGTGGTCGATCGCGGCGCACCGCCTCGGTCCCGCCGCCACCGACGCCGACACGGCGGCGTACTGCCGCCGGCTGCACGCGCTCAACCGCTCCACCATCGGCCCCGACCCGGACCTGATCCGGCCCGGCCAGCGCCTCGTCCTGCCCGACCACCCCACCTCGTGA
- a CDS encoding Rv3235 family protein — MPARTHRVVPIRLPVPFAATQGTLALDLLPRREPPVAPVVPITAGRRRTAEEWARRFAQATVEIVGGDRPAAQLVRWTSREVYADLDRRAVLVARAGGHTPGQGRVQPVRPRVLSVHTCFLHDAAFEAGIHVRYGERSRALAARFEARGQRWLCTALDWS, encoded by the coding sequence ATGCCCGCTCGCACCCACCGCGTCGTCCCGATCCGGCTCCCGGTGCCCTTCGCCGCCACGCAGGGCACCCTGGCCCTGGACCTGCTGCCCCGCCGAGAGCCTCCGGTGGCGCCGGTGGTCCCGATCACCGCCGGTCGTCGCCGCACGGCCGAGGAGTGGGCCCGCCGGTTCGCCCAGGCCACCGTGGAGATCGTGGGCGGGGACCGCCCCGCGGCCCAGCTGGTGCGGTGGACCTCCCGCGAGGTCTACGCCGACCTGGACCGGCGCGCGGTCCTCGTCGCCCGCGCCGGCGGCCACACGCCCGGCCAGGGCCGGGTCCAACCGGTCCGCCCCCGCGTGCTCAGCGTGCACACCTGCTTCCTGCACGACGCGGCCTTCGAGGCCGGCATCCACGTCCGCTACGGCGAGCGCTCCCGCGCGCTCGCCGCCCGCTTCGAGGCCCGCGGCCAGCGCTGGCTCTGCACCGCCCTCGACTGGAGCTGA
- the secA gene encoding preprotein translocase subunit SecA encodes MPVIIDKLLRIGEGKILRQLENIAKAVNAIEDDFVAMSDEELRAMTDELKARYEKGESLDDLMPEAFATVREAANRVIGQRHYDVQIMGGAALHLGNIAEMKTGEGKTLVATLPAYLNAISGKGVHVVTVNDYLAKYHAEWMGRIHHFLGLTTGVILPEMRPAERREAYNCDITYGTNNELGFDYLRDNMAGSIEECVQRGHSFAIVDEVDSILIDEARTPLIISGPTQDEVKWYGEFAKIAKTLVRDVDYEVDEKKRTISVLEPGITKVEDHLGIENLYESANTPLISFLNNSIKAKELFRNDKEYVVMQGEVLIVDEHTGRMLSGRRYNDGLHQAIEAKEGVTVREEYQTLATVTLQNYFRLYDKLSGMTGTAMTEASEFDKIYKLGVVQIPTNKPMRRIDQPDLVYRTEEAKYDAVADDIAERHEKGQPILVGTVSVEKSEYLSNLLTKRGIPHTVLNAKVHADEAKIVAMAGHKGAVTVATNMAGRGTDIMLGGSVEFLADQALRDQGLEPAGDTAAEYEAAWPATLERIKEQVALEHDAVRDLGGLYVVGTERHESRRIDNQLRGRSGRQGDPGESRFYLSLEDELMRLFKSEWVDRVLQMLKIPDDVPIENKRVTGAIANAQGQVESQNFESRKNVLKYDDVMDRQRQVIYGERREVLEGADLEEQIRTFIDDVVTGYVTGSLAEFGEEWDLEQLHTDLSQIWPVGLDFAQLEEEAGGRANLDRGELIELLKADAHAAYDAREEEMGEEVMRELERRVLLSVLDRKWREHLYEMDYLREGIYLRAYSQRDPLVEYQREGFDMFAAMMDGIKEEAVGFLFNLEVQVEEDDHEGHDHDHVHEEDEVFEPLLQPEGTVQQHAPAIRAKGLDRPSAPANLSYSAPSEDGGTEVKGATVTTADDEYAGVGRNAKCPCGSGKKFKQCHGAPGGPTGLTARASG; translated from the coding sequence GTGCCCGTCATCATCGACAAGCTTCTCCGCATCGGCGAAGGCAAGATCCTCCGGCAGCTCGAGAACATCGCGAAGGCCGTCAACGCCATCGAGGACGACTTCGTCGCCATGAGCGACGAGGAGCTCCGGGCGATGACCGACGAGCTCAAGGCGCGCTACGAGAAGGGCGAGTCCCTCGACGACCTGATGCCCGAGGCCTTCGCCACCGTGCGCGAGGCGGCCAACCGGGTCATCGGCCAGCGGCACTACGACGTTCAGATCATGGGTGGCGCGGCGCTCCACCTCGGCAACATCGCCGAGATGAAGACCGGTGAGGGCAAGACCCTCGTCGCGACGCTGCCGGCGTACCTCAACGCGATCTCGGGCAAGGGCGTCCACGTCGTCACCGTCAACGACTACCTCGCCAAGTACCACGCCGAGTGGATGGGCCGGATCCATCACTTCCTCGGGCTCACCACGGGGGTGATCCTGCCGGAGATGCGCCCCGCGGAGCGCCGCGAGGCCTACAACTGCGACATCACCTACGGCACCAACAACGAGCTCGGCTTCGACTACCTGCGCGACAACATGGCCGGCTCCATCGAGGAGTGCGTGCAGCGCGGCCACAGCTTCGCCATCGTCGACGAGGTCGACTCCATCCTGATCGACGAGGCGCGGACCCCGCTGATCATCAGCGGCCCGACCCAGGACGAGGTGAAGTGGTACGGCGAGTTCGCCAAGATCGCCAAGACCCTCGTGCGCGACGTCGACTACGAGGTCGACGAGAAGAAGCGCACCATCTCCGTGCTCGAGCCGGGCATCACCAAGGTCGAGGACCACCTCGGCATCGAGAACCTCTACGAGTCGGCCAACACCCCGCTGATCTCCTTCCTCAACAACTCCATCAAGGCCAAGGAGCTCTTCCGCAACGACAAGGAGTACGTCGTCATGCAGGGCGAGGTGCTCATCGTCGACGAGCACACCGGCCGCATGCTGTCGGGGCGCCGCTACAACGACGGTCTGCACCAGGCCATCGAGGCCAAGGAGGGCGTGACCGTCCGCGAGGAGTACCAGACGCTCGCGACCGTCACCCTGCAGAACTACTTCCGCCTCTACGACAAGCTCTCCGGCATGACCGGCACGGCCATGACCGAGGCCTCGGAGTTCGACAAGATCTACAAGCTCGGCGTCGTCCAGATCCCGACGAACAAGCCGATGCGACGCATCGACCAGCCCGACCTCGTCTACCGCACCGAGGAGGCCAAGTACGACGCGGTCGCCGACGACATCGCGGAGCGCCACGAGAAGGGCCAGCCGATCCTGGTGGGCACCGTGTCGGTCGAGAAGTCGGAGTACCTCTCCAACCTGCTGACGAAGCGCGGCATCCCGCACACGGTCCTCAACGCCAAGGTCCACGCCGACGAGGCCAAGATCGTCGCCATGGCCGGCCACAAGGGCGCCGTCACCGTCGCCACCAACATGGCCGGTCGAGGCACCGACATCATGCTCGGTGGCTCGGTGGAGTTCCTCGCCGACCAGGCGCTGCGCGACCAGGGCCTCGAGCCTGCCGGCGACACCGCGGCCGAGTACGAGGCCGCCTGGCCCGCGACCCTGGAGCGGATCAAGGAGCAGGTCGCCCTCGAGCACGACGCCGTCCGCGACCTCGGTGGGCTCTACGTGGTCGGCACCGAGCGCCACGAGTCGCGCCGCATCGACAACCAGCTGCGTGGTCGCTCCGGCCGGCAGGGCGACCCGGGGGAGTCCCGCTTCTACCTGTCCCTCGAGGACGAGCTGATGCGGCTGTTCAAGTCCGAGTGGGTCGACCGCGTCCTGCAGATGCTGAAGATCCCCGACGACGTCCCGATCGAGAACAAGCGCGTCACCGGCGCCATCGCCAACGCCCAGGGCCAGGTGGAGTCGCAGAACTTCGAGTCGCGCAAGAACGTCCTCAAGTACGACGACGTGATGGACCGTCAGCGCCAGGTCATCTACGGCGAGCGCCGTGAGGTCCTCGAGGGCGCCGACCTGGAGGAGCAGATCCGCACCTTCATCGACGACGTCGTGACCGGCTACGTCACCGGCTCGCTCGCCGAGTTCGGCGAGGAGTGGGACCTCGAGCAGCTGCACACCGACCTCAGCCAGATCTGGCCCGTCGGCCTCGACTTCGCCCAGCTCGAGGAGGAGGCCGGTGGCCGCGCCAACCTCGACCGTGGCGAGCTGATCGAGCTGCTCAAGGCCGACGCGCACGCCGCCTACGACGCCCGCGAGGAGGAGATGGGCGAGGAGGTCATGCGCGAGCTCGAGCGGCGCGTGCTCCTCTCGGTCCTCGACCGCAAGTGGCGCGAGCACCTCTACGAGATGGACTACCTGCGCGAGGGCATCTACCTGCGGGCCTACTCCCAGCGCGACCCGCTCGTGGAGTACCAGCGCGAGGGCTTCGACATGTTCGCCGCGATGATGGACGGGATCAAGGAGGAGGCAGTCGGCTTCCTCTTCAACCTGGAGGTCCAGGTCGAGGAGGACGACCACGAGGGTCACGACCACGACCACGTCCACGAGGAGGACGAGGTCTTCGAGCCGCTCCTGCAGCCGGAGGGCACCGTCCAGCAGCACGCCCCCGCGATCCGGGCCAAGGGCCTCGACCGCCCGTCGGCCCCGGCCAACCTGTCCTACTCCGCTCCGAGCGAGGACGGCGGGACCGAGGTGAAGGGCGCGACGGTGACCACCGCCGACGACGAGTACGCCGGTGTCGGCCGCAACGCGAAGTGCCCGTGCGGCTCGGGCAAGAAGTTCAAGCAGTGCCACGGCGCGCCGGGCGGGCCCACCGGCCTCACCGCCCGCGCCTCCGGCTGA
- a CDS encoding winged helix-turn-helix domain-containing protein has translation MTTQSISTSQARRIALAAQGFLDPPHTPPTMRTFQRTLDRTGVLQVDSVNVLQRAHYMPLYSRMGPYDTGLLRRAAEQRPRRVVEYWAHVQALMPVELWPHMRFRMEKYRARRGKWAVLDEDPALEASLLAEIRARGAATARDLDEGLPRSKEHWGWNWSTTRRVLDYLYTVGELAIAGRNAQFEVLYDLPERVIPAEVLARPTPSPEESHLELVRRAARSHGIATTRCLQDYYRMHIDEVRPAVAALVESGELLPVAIEGWKRPGYLHRDARLPRRVPARALLSPFDPVVWERERAERLFGFHYRIEIYTPAHKRVHGYYVLPFLLGEHIVARVDLKADRRTRTLVVKGAYAEPGAPAHTGEELGAELTALAGWLGLDSVAVEPRGDLAARVAV, from the coding sequence GTGACGACGCAGTCGATCTCGACCTCCCAGGCGCGCCGCATCGCGCTGGCCGCCCAGGGCTTCCTCGACCCGCCGCACACCCCGCCCACGATGCGCACCTTCCAGCGCACCCTGGACCGCACGGGGGTGCTCCAGGTCGACTCGGTCAACGTGCTCCAGCGCGCCCACTACATGCCGCTGTACTCGCGCATGGGCCCCTACGACACCGGGCTGCTGCGCCGGGCCGCGGAGCAACGGCCGCGCCGCGTGGTCGAGTACTGGGCGCACGTCCAGGCGCTCATGCCGGTTGAGCTGTGGCCACACATGCGCTTCCGGATGGAGAAGTACCGCGCCCGGCGCGGCAAGTGGGCGGTCCTCGACGAGGACCCTGCGCTGGAGGCGTCACTGCTGGCCGAGATCCGGGCGCGAGGGGCGGCCACCGCGCGCGACCTCGACGAGGGGCTGCCCCGCAGCAAGGAGCACTGGGGCTGGAACTGGTCGACCACCCGGCGGGTCCTGGACTACCTCTACACCGTCGGCGAGCTGGCCATCGCGGGCCGCAACGCCCAGTTCGAGGTGCTCTACGACCTGCCCGAGAGGGTGATCCCGGCCGAGGTCCTGGCGCGGCCGACGCCGAGCCCGGAGGAGTCCCACCTCGAGCTGGTCCGCCGCGCCGCCCGCTCCCACGGCATCGCGACGACGCGATGCCTGCAGGACTACTACCGGATGCACATCGACGAGGTCCGGCCCGCGGTCGCTGCCCTGGTCGAGTCCGGGGAGCTGCTGCCGGTGGCGATCGAGGGCTGGAAGCGCCCGGGCTACCTGCACCGCGACGCCCGGCTGCCCCGCCGGGTGCCGGCCCGGGCGCTGCTCAGCCCGTTCGACCCGGTGGTCTGGGAGCGGGAGCGCGCCGAGCGGCTCTTCGGGTTCCACTACCGCATCGAGATCTACACGCCGGCCCACAAGCGCGTGCACGGCTACTACGTCCTGCCCTTCCTGCTCGGCGAGCACATCGTGGCGCGCGTCGACCTCAAGGCCGACCGCCGTACCCGCACGCTGGTGGTCAAGGGTGCCTACGCCGAGCCGGGCGCGCCGGCTCACACCGGCGAGGAGCTCGGCGCGGAGCTGACGGCGCTGGCCGGGTGGCTGGGGCTGGACTCCGTGGCGGTCGAGCCCCGGGGCGACCTGGCCGCGCGCGTTGCGGTGTAG
- a CDS encoding response regulator has product MADRDEPIRVLVVDDQELFRRGVTMLLGVEPGVEVVGEAGDGVEGTALAESAAPDVVLLDIRMPKRSGIEACVAIKEAVPSAKIIMLTVSDEEADLYEAVKSGASGYLLKDSSIDEVAQAIRVVADGQSLISPSMAVKLIDEFKQMSRPERDPVPGLRLTERELQVLGHVAKGLNNRDIARNLFISENTVKNHVRNILEKLQLHSRMEAVMYAVREKLLELP; this is encoded by the coding sequence GTGGCCGACAGGGACGAACCGATCCGGGTGCTCGTGGTCGACGACCAGGAGCTCTTCCGTCGTGGGGTGACGATGCTGCTCGGGGTCGAGCCCGGCGTCGAGGTCGTGGGCGAGGCCGGAGACGGCGTGGAGGGCACGGCGCTGGCCGAGAGCGCCGCCCCGGACGTCGTGCTGCTGGACATCCGGATGCCCAAGCGCTCCGGCATCGAGGCCTGCGTGGCCATCAAGGAGGCCGTCCCGTCGGCCAAGATCATCATGCTGACGGTGTCCGACGAGGAGGCCGATCTCTACGAGGCGGTCAAGAGCGGCGCCTCCGGCTACCTGCTCAAGGACTCCTCCATCGACGAGGTCGCCCAGGCCATCCGCGTGGTCGCCGACGGCCAGTCGCTCATCAGCCCCTCCATGGCCGTCAAGCTGATCGACGAGTTCAAGCAGATGTCGCGCCCCGAGCGCGACCCGGTCCCCGGCCTGCGGCTCACCGAGCGGGAGCTCCAGGTGCTCGGCCACGTCGCGAAGGGCCTCAACAACCGCGACATCGCACGCAACCTCTTCATCAGCGAGAACACCGTCAAGAACCACGTCCGCAACATCCTCGAGAAGCTCCAGCTCCACTCCCGGATGGAAGCGGTGATGTACGCCGTCCGCGAGAAGCTGCTGGAGCTGCCGTAG